The genomic region GAATCTGCACCAGGGTTCAGGGGAGTCAGGGTGTATTCATCTCCTTTTGATGAATTCACATAAATCATTAATTGCATTTTCTGCCAGCCTCTTTTTGGTCATCTGATGGGGATGGGTATTGTATAAATGTGATTATTCTCATGTTACATGATTTCAAGAAGAGGACAAAATGAATACAATCCTTTGGCACGTCATGCCAGTTTGATAATATTTGATTACCTGTCATGGGACTGTGGAAAGCAGGTAAAATTGTTGTCAGGGTTCACTGCTCAGGATTCGTCACATGAGTTTGGCTTCATTACAAGAGAatgtttcttgtttgtgtttatttgctaCAGAATATGGGCACAGGCCCACGGTGTCTCCCACAGAATTAGATGCTATTTGGAGTGGTATACGACAAACTTGACCACCCAGCTGTGTTCTACAGATTTAACTTATAGCTATCCTTAGTAGCTAGGCTCCTTACATGCTTGCTAATAACTTATAGCAACACACAGTGAGAGGAATtggacgcacacacaaacacacaaagctgGAAGCAGCAATACCGCAGGCCAAGCATTGGGCCAAGGGATGTTTTTGAAATGGGCACTGCACTAGATTTATCAACTGTTGTCAGCATGGTGttatgaaagaaaacagataaaagaaaatgaggaCACTAAATGGATTAACTCTCTGCTTTCACTGAGCAGCAAATGTGGGTGCTTCCTCTAAGGTGCTGTGGATTGactgcctctctttctccttcctcaGATTTGATTCAGTGCACAAATGAGATGAATGTGAACATCCCTCAGCTGGCTGACACACTGTTTGAGAGGACCGCCAACACCAGCTGGGTGGTTGTGTTCAAGTCCCTCACCACCACACACCATCTGATGGTCTACGGCAATGAGGTCAGCACTTAACTGTTCTCCACCTTTGCTTGGATGGAAATATCATAGaggatttttgttaaataacttATCTGATAAAGTTGACAAAATGCACTATGTTGGTATGGGGTATTGTAATGTTATCTCACAGTAGTGCACTGAATGTCACATTCCCACAAGTAAAGCTGGTATTGCACAACAGCTGTTTCAAAAGCCTCATTTTTGGTAAATTCCCCTTTTGCAAGAATACAGAGTTCCtcatatggtgtttttttcggtgttttgtttttttgcagagatTTATACAATATCTGGCTTCAAGGAACACACTATTCAACCTCAGCAATTTTTTGGACAAAAGTGGCCTACAAGGTATATCACCAGCACTGTACACATTCTGCAGCAATAATCctatacatttttgacatgcatcATGACCCActcacttcttttctttgtaatgtAGGCTATGATATGTCAACGTTCATAAGGAGGTATAGCCGCTACCTGAATGAGAAGGCTGTGTCTTACAGACAAGTTGCTTTTGACTTCACTAAAGTGAAAAGAGGGTAAGGATTTTTCACTTCTTAGCTTCCACTGCGACTTACTGGGGTGGTGGGGTTGACTTGTACCTGAGCCACAGAGcttgatgttatttttcttgttcCAGAATCTTGACACCCCAGGCAAGGGCATCCTGTAGAAAGACTGCTGGTAACACTTAAACAATACATTGCAATAGTTGTATTTCCTACTAAATATATTGTGACAGTTTTGAGTTGCATAAGCTCATTAGATATATGcgtttttttaactaaactgCTCGATCATTTGGAAAATATTTCCTGTTCTTGCTTTTCTctgggcatttttggcctttagttggataggacagctgaagacatgaaaggggagagagagggggaatgacatgcagcaaagggccatagttcggagtcgaacccgggctTGCTGCTCCAAGGACTagacctctatatatgggtaaCCATCTACCAACTTAGCTATCCGGGTGCCCTcacattataattttttaagCCGAAATACTCCAGtatagcagatgtttttttcaccgAATTTGTTTGTCCTCTGTGGTGGGCCTGGGCAAAAGGGCTTTTTACACTTGACAGTTTACATTCTAGAATGACGATGACTACTCTTAAATAGCAAGCATTCCATTTGATAGACTTGGTAGTTTAcagcaacatgtttaaatgtgctgtatgtagGATTGGGAAGATCCAAGATTTAGCCAAATAATTTGAACATTGACAATTATCTGTCCCTCCCCCTTGTCTGCTGAAGCCCAAACTTTCttctaagcccctccccccacggggagaatgaatgtgtgtgcctgAGCAATGATTGACATGCAGATTGACATGCAGACACCCCCTGGGCCCAGACTGGTGAATCTGAACAAGGAGCAGTGGACTTTTGCAAATCATACTACAGGCTGTGggtggtgccagaggagccagtttttttttgtttttttttaattaccctCTTCATGAAATTCTACTCATACATAGAATCACTTTCAGCAAATATGAAAGAAAGTTAGTTTTAGAAGTCTTACCAAATGCATTGTTAAGTTATTGTAACAGTTTCATGTATATAACTGGAGAGTGTTAAAACCATTAACGCCATGCTCCATAAACATTTAGCGAGCGCGTGCTGATGACATGGTGAAGTCGTGACAAAGAAGTAGTGTGATTGTACGAAAAAAAGTGACGCAAATTTCAATAGCCCCGTTTGACCCTAGTAACTTTTAGCCCTGTGTTTAGGCTATATTCTGGGAATAACCCCGCAAACTCAGGGCTAACCCTGCTCTGGAGTACGGCCAGTGTCAAAGAGGTAAGCCCGCTTAGAATGTGTCAGGATTGTGCCAGTGTGAATGCTTTTTTAGCCTGAGGCTAAGTGCAGTGTGAAAAGCCCAAAAGTGTTCCTTGACTGATTATTATGCATATATTGCAGTGTAACTAGATATTACTCTACTACTTCCTGTGGGACTGGTGCGGATTTGTACATTGCAGTATCAATCATCCCCTCTACAGTGCAAGGAGAGATAGCTTTTctgatactgtatgtatatttttgtgttaagTCAATGAAGTGGAGATCATAAGGATCAGCCATGTTCATTTACAGCacaaaatcctcaaataaaacaatcaagACTAACCTATTTGCATCAGTGGTGTAGCATTGTCTTTCCTGTTCGTTCCACAGGGCTGATGGAGTGATGAGAACTGTGAACACAGAGAAACTCCTCAAGACCATCCCTATCATCCAAAATCAGATGGATGTCTTACTTGATTTCAATGTAAGAGCtcagtatttttttctatttttttaatctttattttataaatgtcagcacacattaattaacatttcagtaaatgtgccagtgttaacagtcagctaattttcaactgtagtcctttggccagatgattttagatcagagcaacaggaaacaacaaGACATAACCAACAGGTTAAAGTATCTAGACAGAATTCAACAAGACACCATACAGACAGCTAGAGCAACAAATAAGCTTTCTCAATAAGCCTTGCAGAGGTATGGGAAGCAGCAAGACATTATCACAGTTACACATTAACAGTATCCCCATTTAGTATAAAAAGCGTTGcaagtaacaaaaaaacaaataagcaacACTGACATCTGCTTTCCCCATTCAACCATGCAAAGCAGTTACATGCAGTAATAAAAGGATTCAATAGGCTACATCACTCATGAGGGAGGTATTAATACAGCACAGATTAATAAGATggtaaaatagttaaaatacaAGTTAATCTTTCCTACATATCCAGAAATGCAGAGCGGGCTACATTTCAAACCGGGCAATCAAACATGTTGGCAGCAGGTCAACAGtgataacaacaataatacaaaattacCAGGAGCTTAAAATTGTTCACAATTCTGACTTTCCATGAGCCAGGCCTTGACACTTTGTGTGAAGTTATGGGAGGTGGTGCAGTTTCTTGTTTCATTTGGTAGAGCGTTTTATCTTTAAGATGCTCTTTATGCTCTTTAAGATTGTGTACCGAAAACAGAAAAGCACGATTGACTCAAGTAGCTGGACCTGTAAGGTCCCACTCCCCTCTAAAACTACACCTAATGGATCCATTgttagattttagttttttttgtttaataaaagtagTGAGTGGTGGAGGAGCTTTACCATTCAGGATCTTGAAGATTAGGcaaatgttattgtatttgattacattttcccTAAAGATGGCATAATAAGTATTGTTTTCTGTCTAAAATTTTGAGGGCCTGTTTACACACAGAGAACAGGCTTAAAAGGTTGTATCTTTTGGTTGTGTCCAGCTTGTCATACAACATAGTAGACCATTAAatccaaatataattttgctGCTGAATTTGTTAGGCAGCTTCTTATAAACCTAAAATTGGctgaattgttttgttattgtcaatactttttttacttgttttttgaaAGAGAATGTAGAGACACAGGTTGCACGGGttggctaaaataaaaaatataatgttttgCTGACACttaaaattagcatttttgtgACCAAACAGGTTTTCAAAATGGTCATGTACCAAAAACTTCATAATTTTTATTGGTGTAAAGGGCAGGACACAAAACAGAGTTTATGACATAGAAAACATAGGAATAGACAAACGGGAATACAGACGAAATGAGACGGAATGAAGCAAAAcaacattattgttattataaatttGCAAACCAGTTGTTACTAAGGTTGGTactaataacagtaataatgcCATAGAAGTATTATTAATGTGATTGTGTAggtttacatttacaattacattttgttggtCAAATGGATGTAAATCCCACAAGGAAGAGTGCTGAAGTATATGAACAGGTCATAGGTCGCTAGCGCTAAACCTACcagactcagtttaaaaaaaaaaatacttttagcGTCTATAGAGCAAACATGTTTTCACACGTAAATCcataaactgtgtgtttatttcaaccaaaactagtgTTGTGTGATTGTTGGAAAAGTGTAAAGACGACACAAAACAATTTGTATAGTTTTTAGTTTCTgacgactttgaatgaagtgtgttttacaatgctaaaattactgttcattaacatggagtctggtggctttagtgAAACCAATAGcgcaaatgtttttatatttaaaaaatgatcctACTCtgtaacagaaaggttgaccttcttagaaatcctttccataatattGTTAaccacttagaataataatctgagcaaGACAATCACTTTAGTGATAGTAAATAAAAGCTGGACAATTGctctattaacttacattgtatgAAAATGATAATATGGTCCTTAAACCTGGAgcctattttcatttttttaaaaacctttttaacagagtcttatatttttaaactgattGTGGTCAACAGCTCCACCTCTCTTCCAGGTCAATGCCAATGAACTGACAAATGGTGTGATCAACGCAGTCTTCATGCTTCTGTTCAAAGATGCCATCCGACTGTTTGCAGCATACAATGAGGGCATCATCAACCTCCTTGGTAAAAACAAGCTTTTGGGTTGGCGTGCCCTTGCAAATTGAATATGTGGGCTGTGTAGTTGTCCTCAACTATTTAATTATTTGCATTGAGCTTTGAAAGAAAGGATGTGTCTAGAGAATGTTTGCTAGCAGTCCCACAAAGTTCATGTGAGtctttaatgaaaagaaaacagaggacTGATATACTGATGGCTTTCTGGAACTGCAGACCTTTAACAAACATATTCCTAAAATAGTTTAGGGGGCTGTTGCAAATTTCTCTTTCCCGGCATACCTCATGAATTCTTTTCTGATGCTAAAAGCAAGCTTtcctttctcctgttttagcatGAGTATGCACTCCTCAGCTTATACCAAGGCTGTGTAGATTATAGAAACTGTAGTACATTAGTCCCCAATGCTAATAATCATACAATgggattttaatatttacttgGCAGATCTAGCAACACATTAGTATGTATAGGGATTTTACTGTTCTCTTTTTCCCTTGTNNNNNNNNNNNNNNNNNNNNNNNNNNNNNNNNNNNNNNNNNNNNNNNNNNNNNNNNNNNNNNNNNNNNNNNNNNNNNNNNNNNNNNNNNNNNNNNNNNNNgaattctgaccctcaaagacctgttagtctgccttcaaaatgtccacctccattccatttattatcctaaattagatggacctgtttgaggtcgttagctgcataaaaacacctgtccaccccatacaatcagtaagaatccaactactaacatggccaagaccaaagagctgtccaaagacactagagacaaaattgtacacctccacaaggctggaaagggctatggggaaattgccaagcagcttggtgaaaaaaagttCCACTCTTGGAGCAATCATtacaaaatggaagaagctaaacatgactgtcaatctccctcggactggtgctccatgcaagatctcacctcgtgcggtctcaatgatcctaagaaaggtgagaaatcagcccagaactacacaggaggagctggttaatgacctgaaaagagctgggatccctgtttccaaggttactgttggtaatacactaagacgtcatggtttgaaatcatgcatggcacagaaaggttcccctgcttaaaccagtaCATGTCAAGGCCCTTCTTTaatttgccaatgaccatttggatgatccagaggagtcctgggagaaagtcatgtggtcagataaGACCACAATAGAACCTTTTgttcataattccactaactgtgtttggaggaagagtaatgatgagtaccatcccaagaacaccatccctactgtgaagcatggtgatggtagcatcatgctttgggggtgtttttctgcacatgggacagggcgactgtactgtattaaggagaggatgaccggggccatgaattgcgagattttggggaacaacctccttccctcagttagagcattgaagatgggttgaggctgggtcttccaacatggcaatgacccaaagcacacagccaggataaccaaggaggggctctgtaagaagcatatcaaggttctggcgtggcctagccagtctccagacatGAACCCCATGGAGAGTCTTTGGAGGGAGTTCAAACtcagtgtttctcagcaacagcccagaaacctgaccgATCTAGaaaagatctgtgtggaggagtgggccaaaatcccttctgcagtgttcgcaaacctggtgaaaaactagaGGAAACGTTTGACTTCTGTAATCACAAACAAAGGCtgctgtaccaaatattaacattgatttgcagctgtatcatacaaataaatagtttaaaaatcatacattgtgatttctggatttatttatttttagattgtctctcacagtggacatgcacctacaatgacaatttcagacacctccatgatttctaagtgcgagaacttgcaaaatagcagtgtgttcaaatacttatcttcctcactgtgtgtgtgtgtgtgtgtgtgtgtgtgtgtgtgtgtgtgtatgtgtgtgtgtgtgtgtatatatagatatatatatctatatatatatatctcttttttttttttaaatgaaactaaaaaTGTCCAAGTAACAAAAATACGGGAAAtgattttatgtattttgtgacTATACAGTTTGTTGAACTCAAGcttttttcttgttctgttAACAGAGAAATACTTTGACATGAAGAAAGTCCAGTGCAAAGAAGGACTTGATATCTACAAGAAATTCCTTACACGAATGACTCGAATCTCAGAGTTCCTCAGAGTTGCAGAGGTAAGTTAGATCAGACTAGTAAGAGATTACAAAGGGGCAAGGTGGTCATATAGATCGGTTTCCTGTCCTAAATCTGATGGTCTTTATTCTTTTCCTGCAGCAAGTTGGAATCGATCGAGGAGACATCCCCGATCTGTCGCAGGTAACCCGAGATAAATAGCTAAAGATAACCATTTGGGATCTTTGCAACTACTTAAAATAACCTGCCTTAACTTTACACTCCTCACCTCTATACTGGCTTTGCTTAACTAAAAAGAGGAGAATGGCCTATCTAATGTGCTATATTATTGAAATACTGTAGATATTAGCATTTGTGTACCgaaaacagtttatttaattttgttgcaTTATTGCACTAACTCAGGTTAACTTAGTAAGATGTAAactgttgtactttttacaaaTACACTGTCATGCAACATTTACTTTTCGGTTTTAGGTATATTGACACACCAAAGTATCTTAAGGCATATTTGCAAGGTTTCAGTACATATACcttttgtttaaccagaaactgCTGCAAAATCACTAAACTCAACAGACTCCATTCAAGttaacaatacttttagcatgtatggCGCAGCAGCAAGGGCAattgggggttcagtgtcttgcccaaggacacttggcCCAGTGATCGAAACACCAACCTTCCGATCAGTGAGCCACAATGTCCCCTAGTAAAggttttatttcaaccaaaccagagtggtgaAGTGGATAGACAAATCAAGACGTcttacatagttttttttattttgtttctgtacccattgaataaagtgtgttttacaatgataaaattactgtttGTTGAAAAGGAGTCTGGTGTGTTTGGCAATAGCAATTTCAGGtaagtttaatgttaaacaaaaaggattttagtttttaacaaaaaggtctatctctgttgGGAGGCTgattttgtgtttgaatttcACTCTCACATAAATCATACATTAGAAGCGTCTGAACGAATGAAAAACGCTGCCTTcagtctttgtctgtgtgccaAAAAAACGATGtctactgacatttttaaaagagttagtgttttcagctttgtaGTGTCTAACTGAATCTCTGGGGTTTTGAAGTTTAGTTTTTCTACCCGCTTTATTTATATAAGTCATCGTTACTATGGATAAAGACCCAACATTGCCTTTATATTGCtgcttcaaattaaaagctttttatttaacaacataacaggaaacttttgttttgaagcGTTCACAGGCCGCTAACCCCTGCAGCTTCTGGCCTAACgcgtttaaaaaataaatgctgtgCATGCTAGGCAGGCAATGCATGCCACCTCTATTGCACCAAACACCTTCCAACTAGCACTCACTCCTGACCTTGTACAGCAAATAAAGGTGTGAGTCAAGGGTTCAGTGTGTCATATGATAGGACCATCTTATATAGACCAGTAATCTGCGGAAATTAAACATTAGATACAAACACACTTAGTTGCAGGTTCAAATCATTATGTATTAGGTAGTACTGTAGCAGAATATCCAGAATTGGAGGGTTTTCTCCAAAAAGGTTTTCTTAATAACTTGACTGTTGCCacctttattttctgtatttttccctttcttctaTCTCTCCATTTTCAGTTTACAGTTTGTGTAAGTATCtgaacattttctctctctgtatttgggAGTACACTGTTTCTGTTTGTGGAATTTTGGCTAGAACTCTGCATGCTTCATTGCTTAGTTTTTTATTCAGATGACATCTTGTATTAGGCTTCTTCAGTCTTTGAAACTTATTGTGTCTTAATGACATTTACACTAGGCCCCCAGCAGCCTGCTTGATGCCCTGGAGCAGCACTTAGCCTCTTTAGAAGGAAAGAAAGTCAAAGACTCGACAGCAGCCAGCAGGTAGGTCTGCTTCACTTGATCTGGCTCATAGCAAAGGCTTGTGTTTGCTTCAGCAACTTGATAGTATTGGGCGGATTTTGGGGGTGGGAGGTTCAGCATCGAAGATGGAAAGATGTACTTTTCTCAGAGTAATTTAGAACACAGTAGAAACAAGTCAACTTTGACACCACAGAGAGGTAGAGCAAGAAGCTAAAATGGATATGTGCAAGTTTCATAGCCATGAAATGATTCTTGGTTTGTTACCGTTTTCTATGTCTGTCCGTCAATATAGGGCTAGCACCCTCTCCCATGCAGTCTCCTCCCTGGCCAACACCGGCATATCTTTCACGAAAGTGGACGAGAGGGAAAAACAGGCCGCCCTGGAGGAAGAGCAGACGCTCctaaaaacactaaaagtacattttcctcaTTCATCCACATTTCTTTCAGCTTGGAACCGACAGGTCTGAAGACATTTAGTTACATCTTTAAGTTTAATGAAGTCATGCAATTACAACTCCTTCTAAGTGATATCATTAAATGAATACTCAATAACAACTAATAATAACTGTTGTTAATAATTGTTACAGATTCTAATAGTGGGGTGTGTTTTAGTGGTTTCTTTCCATATTTCCTGACTATGTCTACTGTGAACTGCAAATTgcaaaatgcttaaaaatattaaaaaatatttatattctgaGTAGTATCATAGTGAGTAGTTGGATACATGTTAGCATTTGTGTTGCTAAAGCTGTTTTTACATGTGAACTTTGGACTATGTCATTAGACATCCGGGTCTGAAGATTCCTTGTTCTGGTTTTGCCTACATCATCAACATGCCGCCTTGCTTTCTGGGAATTTTCACATACTCTGCACAATCAGAGATTACACAGTTTTTATTAGGATAGTTTGTATCAACGTAAGTTTATTTCCGGGATATTTGCCTGAACACCTAAAGTGTCCCTCGCCgtctgctctctgtgtttccAATTACCAAATCCTTTTACttcaggaaacaaaaacaaactttgaatAATTCCCGGTTTGCCGTGGATGTGTGAAAGTGGCTTAAGCTATCGTAATTATTGTAGGAGCAGCGTCTGAAAGAGCTCCAAAAGGATCCTACTGCAGCAACCACAGACTCATCCCCTGACTCCACGATGGGCGGGACCATGAATTCTGCTCCTTCCATTGACCTTTTCTCCACGCGGAGTTCCACCAACAGGTGAGGCACAGGACAGCTCTAGGTATGATTTGGTGAGATTTGGATACCAGTGCTAAATTGATACTTTTAAAACTCTGCCAATGCCTGAACCGAAATATATATANNNNNNNNNNNNNNNNNNNNNNNNNNNNNNNNNNNNNNNNNNNNNNNNNNNNNNNNNNNNNNNNNNNNNNNNNNNNNNNNNNNNNNNNNNNNNNNNNNNNatatatatatgtatatatgtgtgtgcagtCATAAAAACTGCAGTCATATTGTTTTTCTAATAATGTTTTGTGGGTGACTGATTTGTCCTCCGTGCCCTTGATTTCCTGCTTATTCCCTCTAGCACCTCCAAGGCAGCCAATGAACTTCTGGACCTGCAGCCAGCTTTCCAGCAGCCACTGACTCTCTCCACCAGCAACACATGGGGAGGTGAGAGCTTTGCTCTTCACAACATTTCAGTCCTGCCTGCTTCCACAtttccaaacacacatacacgtcaCATACTTATTAGCACACACATGTACTATGTCTGACATTCTCCTCAGTACACGCAGTCCATTGTATTATTACtgtgtacctatgataaaatattgtatatatgaATACAGAAGAACAGAATGAAAAGACAAGCGGAGATAACAGGAATTAGTAATGGTAAGTTTAAAGTGTGCGTGTAAGGTGTTGGCCACATATTTTGAACTATAGTTACTACTACTGTTGGTTGCGTGTTTTTCACTCATGTATCATATTATAAGGTATGTAAATACACAACAGTGTTTGCCTACAATTTAAGATGTTAGTGAGCAGACTACAGAAGCAGAAGTTTCAGATTTGGCCACACAGTTCATGCTCATTAATTTCATGTAACTTTAGTTATTTATTGTAGGGGGAACACTTTTCTAAAGTAAGAGTTAAGGCACATTTAATTCTTACTAATTATTGCCTGACAAAGATCAACATTTTGACTCTTGTCAAATGCAATAAGAGCTTGTAAGTGGCAATGTTATATAATTACAGTATTTACCACATGATTGCCTTGTTCATGTTTgcatttattgtattattagcAACAGGTAAGATTCTCCAAATTGACAAATGTTCTGAACACAAACATCATATACAGCATTTAGTGTCTTTGGATATCAGCCCGTGTTCTGACCCCTGACCATTCTAATAATGACGACTCTTAACTTGTGAACTGGTGGACTGCTTAAAGCGGTTGTGATGAAGCTGATCGGGAGACAGGAAATTTGGGCCAATAAGAGCTGGGCAACAGATTGCATGATATCAGCCTGTCGATATAACTTTAACACTGTTTTAATCGTTCTCACCTGCATCACTGACATTTTTCCCGCTTGTACATCATCTTGCTTGCATTCAACTTCTCTTAAAATGTTCTCACCTTCCTCTGCACCATAATCTCTGTTCCTTGTTTTTATCTTGTCTGTCTTGTCGCTCCAACTGATCTGAACATTTGCATTAtcatataacatatataaatcCTGTAGTTCTGTAAGCAGTGCATGTGTAAAAGGGTTTTTTAGTTATGTGGAAGAATAACcgagagaaacaaaaataaacttattCAAGATGCAAGCCATCATTTTTGCAGGGTTTTTGCTCCTACCCATCCCAAACCAAAAGTCAAGAGAAACGATTATCACAGGGACAGAGAACTGTCTGGCTTCTAGATTGCTGACATGAAAGTAGtaacatgttttgtaaaatttgtGAATTGCCATGAGGAAAACTAGATTGACATGGTGTCTTATTTGGGAGTCAGTGTTAACTCAGAGCGTTCCTGCTAAACCTGCCgactttcttcctctctgcttcCTGCAAGCCTATGGTTGTGAGTCTGCATTGTTTTGTGGTAAGCCACTAGTTTTACGCTGCCCTGAATTTTGCCCTGTATTTAGGCTAGCCATGTGATGAGTGCCGGCTTCCTGTGCTTTTGTCCTGCAAATCCTGATCTTGGTTTTTTTTGGCTGTTAGAAATTCATTCCCACAGTTGCTTGGCTTTCTTGTTGCTCTTTCACTGCTGCAGTTTTTCTGGTCTCATatcttcccctttttttccctcctctcttcctcctttctacTCCGTCTGGTTCTTTGCatgtctgctgctgttgctgtgtgtcAGAC from Etheostoma cragini isolate CJK2018 chromosome 13, CSU_Ecrag_1.0, whole genome shotgun sequence harbors:
- the picalma gene encoding phosphatidylinositol binding clathrin assembly protein a isoform X6, which codes for MSGQSITDRITAAQHSVTGSAISKTVCKATTHEIMGPKKKHLDYLIQCTNEMNVNIPQLADTLFERTANTSWVVVFKSLTTTHHLMVYGNERFIQYLASRNTLFNLSNFLDKSGLQGYDMSTFIRRYSRYLNEKAVSYRQVAFDFTKVKRGADGVMRTVNTEKLLKTIPIIQNQMDVLLDFNVNANELTNGVINAVFMLLFKDAIRLFAAYNEGIINLLEKYFDMKKVQCKEGLDIYKKFLTRMTRISEFLRVAEQVGIDRGDIPDLSQFTVCAPSSLLDALEQHLASLEGKKVKDSTAASRASTLSHAVSSLANTGISFTKVDEREKQAALEEEQTLLKTLKEQRLKELQKDPTAATTDSSPDSTMGGTMNSAPSIDLFSTRSSTNSTSKAANELLDLQPAFQQPLTLSTSNTWGGFTASPTPQQPQNPQGLNVDFESVFGNNTNANNLDYTGDILKPTVASSPNQGMTLNGQQAHKLVSSDLDSSLANLVGNLGIGNGTSKNDLHWSQPGERKLTGGNNWQPKMAPSTTWNPAAMAPSVMAFPATTPTGMMAYAMPPHMGSMMMTQPTMMYTQPVMRQANPFGPNPGAQMQFM
- the picalma gene encoding phosphatidylinositol binding clathrin assembly protein a isoform X5, which produces MSGQSITDRITAAQHSVTGSAISKTVCKATTHEIMGPKKKHLDYLIQCTNEMNVNIPQLADTLFERTANTSWVVVFKSLTTTHHLMVYGNERFIQYLASRNTLFNLSNFLDKSGLQGYDMSTFIRRYSRYLNEKAVSYRQVAFDFTKVKRGADGVMRTVNTEKLLKTIPIIQNQMDVLLDFNVNANELTNGVINAVFMLLFKDAIRLFAAYNEGIINLLEKYFDMKKVQCKEGLDIYKKFLTRMTRISEFLRVAEQVGIDRGDIPDLSQFTVCAPSSLLDALEQHLASLEGKKVKDSTAASRASTLSHAVSSLANTGISFTKVDEREKQAALEEEQTLLKTLKEQRLKELQKDPTAATTDSSPDSTMGGTMNSAPSIDLFSTRSSTNSTSKAANELLDLQPAFQQPLTLSTSNTWGGFTASPTPQQPQNPQGLNVDFESVFGNNTNANNLDYTDVLGDILKPTVASSPNQGMTLNGQQAHKLVSSDLDSSLANLVGNLGIGNGTSKNDLHWSQPGERKLTGGNNWQPKMAPSTTWNPAAMAPSVMAFPATTPTGMMAYAMPPHMGSMMMTQPTMMYTQPVMRQANPFGPNPGAQMQFM
- the picalma gene encoding phosphatidylinositol binding clathrin assembly protein a isoform X7: MSGQSITDRITAAQHSVTGSAISKTVCKATTHEIMGPKKKHLDYLIQCTNEMNVNIPQLADTLFERTANTSWVVVFKSLTTTHHLMVYGNERFIQYLASRNTLFNLSNFLDKSGLQGYDMSTFIRRYSRYLNEKAVSYRQVAFDFTKVKRGADGVMRTVNTEKLLKTIPIIQNQMDVLLDFNVNANELTNGVINAVFMLLFKDAIRLFAAYNEGIINLLEKYFDMKKVQCKEGLDIYKKFLTRMTRISEFLRVAEQVGIDRGDIPDLSQAPSSLLDALEQHLASLEGKKVKDSTAASRASTLSHAVSSLANTGISFTKVDEREKQAALEEEQTLLKTLKEQRLKELQKDPTAATTDSSPDSTMGGTMNSAPSIDLFSTRSSTNSTSKAANELLDLQPAFQQPLTLSTSNTWGGFTASPTPQQPQNPQGLNVDFESVFGNNTNANNLDYTGDILKPTVASSPNQGMTLNGQQAHKLVSSDLDSSLANLVGNLGIGNGTSKNDLHWSQPGERKLTGGNNWQPKMAPSTTWNPAAMAPSVMAFPATTPTGMMAYAMPPHMGSMMMTQPTMMYTQPVMRQANPFGPNPGAQMQFM